The Gouania willdenowi chromosome 3, fGouWil2.1, whole genome shotgun sequence genome includes a region encoding these proteins:
- the LOC114457028 gene encoding uncharacterized protein LOC114457028 isoform X1, with product MLMELSYSNGLECDSSHPYAPPLLPKPGKDNARLQKLKKRGKKKGGLSQTPVPFRLCLSPVDEASTDLEHSDQSSPPCSPDSMICNQDFSFLYQHHISFSPPLRTSEDQIAPLYECSSSIFDEAFSFSPPEQVSASNHTSVSPDSKSHLSPQISTHSLTLSDPQPSPVSVVPLKPVLLSGSHAVPVLLSQRETLCNRLSRTSSCTAGLLMNGNFGLSHVSSEITASKISLVDATKDRRSEASQTRIYTSKATFYEISRPPSFQDLPSLPSSFQEPTVRPTNKASTQTKPTLPAPRVQNRGLKTTRVSTPFVEISKPSLHLLAVSPVFISSQDVKRSEDSVDQSQETLIQTSGSSEKPQLCHLRSVTNTAVTHKEMTSPKQMEVRSGDEDHIQKIQTEPNKASLLPKVPSFLSVQTNRKEANLRPPVIDVRKSLSSLLETQMLNSKPKSRSTYYGLTPTQYVAHGGIRTSRHSPKPQKVYEAFLDITDQCMDQLGEFKTDKLLSEDLRYLQGLHPGQDDGEEAQPVGIVTPSRQTSDTDLKDGLLKETSPQDTRDQSIAKVHKASAGEEHHSRDQWSCSLTSEKVLAEVEPQRENSENIWSFSEHRVKQFHNVSSSFHTLDVLLPIKPINKPLASSEDVRVDPQTPSISAGTQQPIRARGTSDVKHSSSQPFRPTWSPTVRLPPLRPGPPWREDQNRLMNHSPSVSPSSRTKNMFTSPPLTQSASQSSKVQPRSQTDPPCPSHAAFDNLQPIREPSMSPTRPWATARAIPLADQREQICMSPQSPEPSNPSPETRDSMLAAKDPENTLNIQIKNSQMIQNNLTTPLKTRTEESQNNGNTPDKERQDTDNLKNTLITSSKSRTEDPLVTSIKHCTKDSEHQKNPLITPFKTRTEDPQNPPITPFKTRTEDPQNPQITPFKTRTEDPQNPPITPFKTNTEDPLNASFTVTLEEPKHSSQKPPVTVIKNSRKHPEKPQTKSVPDLSEDREKSLISLFRKESKNHVTSRSTLSTTDPETLSTEHLMNKTEERDKSLVPPIKPRTEDPTGIKHLRNSSVDPKNSLPVPDPSEPHPIANHSTAKEPLNAPPTSNSFFEKENKLANISVPERRKSHRSRYSEGPEREAPPAHSLEAQVEEAGCASQCANTPANILTGNDVNVPALSPAVTDPASLPQASVSLKAPSPHPETSQPSPARTSGGRASTGSVTSTASLTVDEKPGAEPTSSSGAHKPKGLKAKLSGWSQLKKHMVVECDHPTFPEEAEPKAEAAAADEANQELVKKQSTAKALKMWDALLFGMFSTKERIMSQINAYGNDSEKEKNATKEPQAEPPSFINRLPLLLYSPRFNARKLKEAAEKPLTKIASVFEKGLIQRKCQDDERKDFNRKARGFSSRKDEEETHEG from the coding sequence ATGCTGATGGAGCTCAGCTACAGTAATGGTCTGGagtgtgactcctcccacccttATGCTCCACCTTTACTGCCCAAGCCAGGCAAAGACAACGCACGGCTGCAGAAGCTGAAGAAGAGAGGTAAGAAGAAAGGGGGTCTGTCCCAGACACCCGTCCCTTTCCGCTTGTGTCTGTCCCCGGTGGATGAGGCCAGTACTGACCTGGAGCACAGCGACCAGTCCAGTCCTCCATGCTCTCCTGACTCAATGATCTGTAACCAGGACTTCAGCTTCTTATACCAGCACCACATATCCTTCAGCCCCCCCCTCAGGACCTCTGAGGACCAGATCGCTCCACTCTATGAATGCTCCTCCTCCATCTTTGATGAagctttttctttctctccacCTGAGCAGGTTTCTGCTTCAAACCACACCTCAGTCTCTCCAGACTCCAAGTCCCACCTCAGCCCTCAGATCTCCACCCACAGTCTGACTCTCTCAGATCCACAACCATCTCCAGTCTCTGTTGTTCCTTTGAAACCGGTGCTGCTGTCAGGCTCTCATGCTGTTCCTGTGCTGCTCAGCCAGAGGGAGACACTCTGTAACAGACTGAGCCGGACCTCATCCTGCACTGCAGGGCTTCTCATGAATGGGAACTTTGGCCTGAGCCACGTGTCCTCAGAGATCACTGCCTCCAAGATATCTCTGGTTGATGCAACGAAGGACAGAAGGTCTGAAGCTTCTCAGACCAGGATTTACACCTCAAAGGCAACCTTTTATGAGATCTCCAGACCTCCATCCTTCCAGGATCTTCCAAGTCTACCTTCATCCTTCCAGGAACCAACAGTTCGACCAACAAACAAGGCCTCCACCCAGACTAAGCCAACACTGCCTGCTCCCAGAGTCCAGAACAGAGGACTGAAAACAACTCGAGTCTCTACACCTTTTGTTGAAATCTCCAAACCAAGTCTACACTTGCTTGCTGTAAGCCCAGTTTTTATTTCTTCACAAGATGTAAAAAGATCTGAAGACAGTGTTGATCAAAGTCAGGAAACCCTGATCCAGACCTCAGGATCCTCAGAGAAACCTCAGCTGTGTCATCTTCGGAGTGTTACTAACACGGCGGTCACACACAAAGAGATGACTTCACCAAAACAAATGGAGGTCAGATCTGGAGATGAAGACCACATCCAGAAAATCCAAACTGAACCAAACAAGGCTTCATTGCTGCCCAAGGTTCCCTCCTTTCTTTCAGTGCAGACAAATCGGAAGGAGGCCAACCTTCGGCCGCCTGTGATCGATGTTCGCAAGTCTCTGAGCTCACTGTTAGAGACGCAGATGCTGAATTCAAAGCCAAAATCCCGTTCCACCTATTACGGACTCACTCCGACTCAGTATGTGGCTCACGGAGGAATCAGGACCTCCCGTCACAGCCCCAAACCCCAGAAGGTCTATGAAGCCTTTCTTGACATAACAGATCAATGTATGGACCAATTAGGTGAATTTAAGACTGACAAACTGCTGTCAGAAGATCTGAGATACCTCCAGGGTTTACATCCAGGGCAAGACGATGGAGAGGAGGCTCAACCTGTCGGCATCGTAACACCGTCACGTCAAACATCCGACACGGACTTAAAAGATGGATTATTAAAGGAAACCTCTCCGCAGGACACACGGGACCAATCCATTGCAAAAGTCCACAAAGCTTCAGCAGGTGAGGAACATCACAGCAGAGATCAGTGGAGCTGCTCTTTGACCTCGGAGAAGGTCCTTGCTGAGGTAGAACCCCAGAGAGAGAACTCAGAGAACATCTGGAGCTTCAGTGAACACAGGGTCAAACAATTCCACAATGTTTCCTCTTCCTTTCACACTCTTGACGTTCTGCTGCCAATCAAACCCATCAACAAGCCATTGGCTTCATCTGAGGACGTACGCGTAGACCCTCAAACACCCTCCATCTCTGCAGGTacacagcagccaatcagagccaggggAACCTCTGATGTCAAACACAGCAGCAGCCAACCCTTTAGACCAACATGGAGCCCCACAGTGAGGCTTCCTCCCCTCAGACCAGGACCACCCTGGAGGGAAGACCAGAACCGCTTGATGAACCATTCTCCCTCAGTCAGTCCATCATCAAGGACCAAGAACATGTTCACATCTCCACCTTTGACACAGTCAGCCTCTCAGAGCTCCAAAGTCCAACCCCGTTCACAAACTGACCCCCCATGCCCCTCACACGCTGCTTTTGATAACCTGCAACCCATCCGTGAACCCTCAATGAGTCCAACCAGACCTTGGGCCACTGCAAGAGCTATTCCTTTAGCAGATCAAAGAGAGCAGATTTGTATGTCCCCTCAAAGCCCTGAGCCCTCAAACCCTTCACCAGAAACAAGAGACTCCATGCTGGCTGCAAAAGACCCCGAAAACACTTTAAACATACAGATTAAAAACTCCcaaatgatacaaaataatttaactACACCTTTAAAAACCAGGACAGAAGAATCTCAAAACAATGGCAATACACCTGATAAAGAAAGACAAGATACAGACAAcctcaaaaacactttaattaCAAGCAGTAAAAGTAGGACAGAAGATCCTTTAGTTACATCCATCAAACATTGTACAAAAGACTCAGAACACCAGaagaaccctctgattacaccCTTTAAAACCAGGACAGAGGACCCCCAGAACCCCCCGATTACACCCTTTAAAACTAGGACAGAGGACCCCCAGAACCCCCAGATTACACCCTTTAAAACCAGGACAGAGGACCCCCAGAACCCCCCGATTACACCCTTTAAAACCAATACAGAGGACCCTTTAAACGCATCCTTTACTGTTACTTTAGAAGAACCCAAACACTCGTCACAAAAGCCTCCAGTTACAGTCATTAAAAACAGCAGGAAACATCCAGAAAAGCCTCAAACTAAAAGTGTTCCAGATCTATCAGAGGACAGAGAGAAGTCTCTGATTTCACTCTTTAGGAAAGAGTCTAAAAACCATGTGACTTCACGCTCCACACTGAGTACCACAGACCCAGAAACTCTTTCTACGGAACATTTAATGAACAAAACCGAGGAGAGAGATAAGTCTCTGGTTCCACCCATTAAACCCAGAACAGAAGATCCCACAGGTATTAAACATCTTAGAAACAGTTCAGTAGATCCAAAGAACTCTTTACCTGTTCCAGATCCATCAGAGCCTCACCCTATAGCCAATCACAGCACGGCTAAGGAACCTCTGAACGCTCCGCCAACCTCAAACTCTTTCTTCGAGAAAGAGAACAAGTTAGCAAACATTTCAGTCCCAGAGAGGAGGAAGTCCCACAGAAGCAGGTATAGTGAGGGACCTGAACGTGAAGCTCCTCCTGCTCATTCCTTAGAGGCCCAAGTAGAGGAAGCTGGCTGCGCCTCCCAGTGCGCTAACACTCCTGCTAACATTCTAACAGGTAATGATGTGAACGTGCCCGCGCTCTCGCCTGCTGTGACTGACCCTGCCTCTCTGCCTCAGGCCTCAGTCTCACTCAAAGCTCCATCACCACACCCAGAAACATCTCAGCCATCTCCAGCGAGGACCAGCGGCGGCCGAGCCTCCACCGGGTCCGTGACATCGACTGCATCTTTGACTGTTGACGAGAAGCCCGGAGCAGAGCCAACCTCCTCCTCAGGAGCTCACAAACCCAAAGGCTTGAAGGCCAAACTCAGTGGGTGGTCGCAGCTAAAGAAGCACATGGTGGTGGAGTGTGACCATCCCACGTTTCCAGAGGAGGCGGAGCCTAAAGCTGAGGCGGCGGCTGCTGACGAGGCTAATCAGGAGCTTGTGAAGAAGCAAAGCACTGCCAAGGCTCTGAAGATGTGGGACGCACTTCTGTTCGGGATGTTCTCCACTAAGGAGCGAATCATGTCCCAGATCAACGCCTACGGGAATGATAGCGAGAAGGAGAAGAACGCCACCAAGGAGCCGCAGGCAGAGCCTCCATCCTTCATCAACCGCTTACCGCTGCTGCTCTACAGCCCACGCTTCAACGCCAGGAAGCTGAAAGAAGCGGCCGAGAAGCCGCTGACTAAGATCGCCTCTGTGTTTGAGAAGGGTCTGATTCAACGCAAATGTCAAGATGATGAACGCAAAGACTTTAATCGTAAGGCGAGAGGGTTCAGTTCAAGAAAAGATGAAGAAGAAACTCATGAAGGTTAG
- the LOC114457028 gene encoding uncharacterized protein LOC114457028 isoform X2, with the protein MLMELSYSNGLECDSSHPYAPPLLPKPGKDNARLQKLKKRGKKKGGLSQTPVPFRLCLSPVDEASTDLEHSDQSSPPCSPDSMICNQDFSFLYQHHISFSPPLRTSEDQIAPLYECSSSIFDEAFSFSPPEQVSASNHTSVSPDSKSHLSPQISTHSLTLSDPQPSPVSVVPLKPVLLSGSHAVPVLLSQRETLCNRLSRTSSCTAGLLMNGNFGLSHVSSEITASKISLVDATKDRRSEASQTRIYTSKATFYEISRPPSFQDLPSLPSSFQEPTVRPTNKASTQTKPTLPAPRVQNRGLKTTRVSTPFVEISKPSLHLLAVSPVFISSQDVKRSEDSVDQSQETLIQTSGSSEKPQLCHLRSVTNTAVTHKEMTSPKQMEVRSGDEDHIQKIQTEPNKASLLPKVPSFLSVQTNRKEANLRPPVIDVRKSLSSLLETQMLNSKPKSRSTYYGLTPTQYVAHGGIRTSRHSPKPQKVYEAFLDITDQCMDQLGEFKTDKLLSEDLRYLQGLHPGQDDGEEAQPVGIVTPSRQTSDTDLKDGLLKETSPQDTRDQSIAKVHKASAGEEHHSRDQWSCSLTSEKVLAEVEPQRENSENIWSFSEHRVKQFHNVSSSFHTLDVLLPIKPINKPLASSEDVRVDPQTPSISAGTQQPIRARGTSDVKHSSSQPFRPTWSPTVRLPPLRPGPPWREDQNRLMNHSPSVSPSSRTKNMFTSPPLTQSASQSSKVQPRSQTDPPCPSHAAFDNLQPIREPSMSPTRPWATARAIPLADQREQICMSPQSPEPSNPSPETRDSMLAAKDPENTLNIQIKNSQMIQNNLTTPLKTRTEESQNNGNTPDKERQDTDNLKNTLITSSKSRTEDPLVTSIKHCTKDSEHQKNPLITPFKTRTEDPQNPPITPFKTRTEDPQNPQITPFKTRTEDPQNPPITPFKTNTEDPLNASFTVTLEEPKHSSQKPPVTVIKNSRKHPEKPQTKSVPDLSEDREKSLISLFRKESKNHVTSRSTLSTTDPETLSTEHLMNKTEERDKSLVPPIKPRTEDPTGIKHLRNSSVDPKNSLPVPDPSEPHPIANHSTAKEPLNAPPTSNSFFEKENKLANISVPERRKSHRSRYSEGPEREAPPAHSLEAQVEEAGCASQCANTPANILTGLSLTQSSITTPRNISAISSEDQRRPSLHRVRDIDCIFDC; encoded by the exons ATGCTGATGGAGCTCAGCTACAGTAATGGTCTGGagtgtgactcctcccacccttATGCTCCACCTTTACTGCCCAAGCCAGGCAAAGACAACGCACGGCTGCAGAAGCTGAAGAAGAGAGGTAAGAAGAAAGGGGGTCTGTCCCAGACACCCGTCCCTTTCCGCTTGTGTCTGTCCCCGGTGGATGAGGCCAGTACTGACCTGGAGCACAGCGACCAGTCCAGTCCTCCATGCTCTCCTGACTCAATGATCTGTAACCAGGACTTCAGCTTCTTATACCAGCACCACATATCCTTCAGCCCCCCCCTCAGGACCTCTGAGGACCAGATCGCTCCACTCTATGAATGCTCCTCCTCCATCTTTGATGAagctttttctttctctccacCTGAGCAGGTTTCTGCTTCAAACCACACCTCAGTCTCTCCAGACTCCAAGTCCCACCTCAGCCCTCAGATCTCCACCCACAGTCTGACTCTCTCAGATCCACAACCATCTCCAGTCTCTGTTGTTCCTTTGAAACCGGTGCTGCTGTCAGGCTCTCATGCTGTTCCTGTGCTGCTCAGCCAGAGGGAGACACTCTGTAACAGACTGAGCCGGACCTCATCCTGCACTGCAGGGCTTCTCATGAATGGGAACTTTGGCCTGAGCCACGTGTCCTCAGAGATCACTGCCTCCAAGATATCTCTGGTTGATGCAACGAAGGACAGAAGGTCTGAAGCTTCTCAGACCAGGATTTACACCTCAAAGGCAACCTTTTATGAGATCTCCAGACCTCCATCCTTCCAGGATCTTCCAAGTCTACCTTCATCCTTCCAGGAACCAACAGTTCGACCAACAAACAAGGCCTCCACCCAGACTAAGCCAACACTGCCTGCTCCCAGAGTCCAGAACAGAGGACTGAAAACAACTCGAGTCTCTACACCTTTTGTTGAAATCTCCAAACCAAGTCTACACTTGCTTGCTGTAAGCCCAGTTTTTATTTCTTCACAAGATGTAAAAAGATCTGAAGACAGTGTTGATCAAAGTCAGGAAACCCTGATCCAGACCTCAGGATCCTCAGAGAAACCTCAGCTGTGTCATCTTCGGAGTGTTACTAACACGGCGGTCACACACAAAGAGATGACTTCACCAAAACAAATGGAGGTCAGATCTGGAGATGAAGACCACATCCAGAAAATCCAAACTGAACCAAACAAGGCTTCATTGCTGCCCAAGGTTCCCTCCTTTCTTTCAGTGCAGACAAATCGGAAGGAGGCCAACCTTCGGCCGCCTGTGATCGATGTTCGCAAGTCTCTGAGCTCACTGTTAGAGACGCAGATGCTGAATTCAAAGCCAAAATCCCGTTCCACCTATTACGGACTCACTCCGACTCAGTATGTGGCTCACGGAGGAATCAGGACCTCCCGTCACAGCCCCAAACCCCAGAAGGTCTATGAAGCCTTTCTTGACATAACAGATCAATGTATGGACCAATTAGGTGAATTTAAGACTGACAAACTGCTGTCAGAAGATCTGAGATACCTCCAGGGTTTACATCCAGGGCAAGACGATGGAGAGGAGGCTCAACCTGTCGGCATCGTAACACCGTCACGTCAAACATCCGACACGGACTTAAAAGATGGATTATTAAAGGAAACCTCTCCGCAGGACACACGGGACCAATCCATTGCAAAAGTCCACAAAGCTTCAGCAGGTGAGGAACATCACAGCAGAGATCAGTGGAGCTGCTCTTTGACCTCGGAGAAGGTCCTTGCTGAGGTAGAACCCCAGAGAGAGAACTCAGAGAACATCTGGAGCTTCAGTGAACACAGGGTCAAACAATTCCACAATGTTTCCTCTTCCTTTCACACTCTTGACGTTCTGCTGCCAATCAAACCCATCAACAAGCCATTGGCTTCATCTGAGGACGTACGCGTAGACCCTCAAACACCCTCCATCTCTGCAGGTacacagcagccaatcagagccaggggAACCTCTGATGTCAAACACAGCAGCAGCCAACCCTTTAGACCAACATGGAGCCCCACAGTGAGGCTTCCTCCCCTCAGACCAGGACCACCCTGGAGGGAAGACCAGAACCGCTTGATGAACCATTCTCCCTCAGTCAGTCCATCATCAAGGACCAAGAACATGTTCACATCTCCACCTTTGACACAGTCAGCCTCTCAGAGCTCCAAAGTCCAACCCCGTTCACAAACTGACCCCCCATGCCCCTCACACGCTGCTTTTGATAACCTGCAACCCATCCGTGAACCCTCAATGAGTCCAACCAGACCTTGGGCCACTGCAAGAGCTATTCCTTTAGCAGATCAAAGAGAGCAGATTTGTATGTCCCCTCAAAGCCCTGAGCCCTCAAACCCTTCACCAGAAACAAGAGACTCCATGCTGGCTGCAAAAGACCCCGAAAACACTTTAAACATACAGATTAAAAACTCCcaaatgatacaaaataatttaactACACCTTTAAAAACCAGGACAGAAGAATCTCAAAACAATGGCAATACACCTGATAAAGAAAGACAAGATACAGACAAcctcaaaaacactttaattaCAAGCAGTAAAAGTAGGACAGAAGATCCTTTAGTTACATCCATCAAACATTGTACAAAAGACTCAGAACACCAGaagaaccctctgattacaccCTTTAAAACCAGGACAGAGGACCCCCAGAACCCCCCGATTACACCCTTTAAAACTAGGACAGAGGACCCCCAGAACCCCCAGATTACACCCTTTAAAACCAGGACAGAGGACCCCCAGAACCCCCCGATTACACCCTTTAAAACCAATACAGAGGACCCTTTAAACGCATCCTTTACTGTTACTTTAGAAGAACCCAAACACTCGTCACAAAAGCCTCCAGTTACAGTCATTAAAAACAGCAGGAAACATCCAGAAAAGCCTCAAACTAAAAGTGTTCCAGATCTATCAGAGGACAGAGAGAAGTCTCTGATTTCACTCTTTAGGAAAGAGTCTAAAAACCATGTGACTTCACGCTCCACACTGAGTACCACAGACCCAGAAACTCTTTCTACGGAACATTTAATGAACAAAACCGAGGAGAGAGATAAGTCTCTGGTTCCACCCATTAAACCCAGAACAGAAGATCCCACAGGTATTAAACATCTTAGAAACAGTTCAGTAGATCCAAAGAACTCTTTACCTGTTCCAGATCCATCAGAGCCTCACCCTATAGCCAATCACAGCACGGCTAAGGAACCTCTGAACGCTCCGCCAACCTCAAACTCTTTCTTCGAGAAAGAGAACAAGTTAGCAAACATTTCAGTCCCAGAGAGGAGGAAGTCCCACAGAAGCAGGTATAGTGAGGGACCTGAACGTGAAGCTCCTCCTGCTCATTCCTTAGAGGCCCAAGTAGAGGAAGCTGGCTGCGCCTCCCAGTGCGCTAACACTCCTGCTAACATTCTAACAG GCCTCAGTCTCACTCAAAGCTCCATCACCACACCCAGAAACATCTCAGCCATCTCCAGCGAGGACCAGCGGCGGCCGAGCCTCCACCGGGTCCGTGACATCGACTGCATCTTTGACTGTTGA